In the genome of Triticum urartu cultivar G1812 chromosome 5, Tu2.1, whole genome shotgun sequence, one region contains:
- the LOC125506972 gene encoding short integuments 2, mitochondrial isoform X2, giving the protein MNMWLDHFQSSKQDCISLNAHSSNSINQLLGLVELKLREAILKEPTLLVMVVGVPNVGKSALINSIHRIANSRFPVNDKMKRARVGPLPGVTQDIAGYKIASQPSIYVLDTPGVLVPSIPDMETGLKLALTGAVKDSVVGEERIAKYLLSLLNIRKTPLHWERLLHRREEFDEDPDDSCEKGSRGSLRRRQRFNNSDALYVQDLVIEVQRTLCSTAMEFTGNLDEDNELESLIDSQLVALRKVFRIPHKPLDESHGAASKKLLTLFRSGKLGPFILDDLPGQQ; this is encoded by the exons ATGAAT ATGTGGCTTGATCATTTTCAATCATCTAAGCAAGATTGCATCTCATTAAATGCACATAGCAGCAACTCTATTAATCAG CTGCTTGGGCTTGTGGAGTTGAAACTAAGGGAAGCAATCTTGAAAGAGCCCACACTTCTTGTTATGGTAGTTGGTGTCCCCAATGTTGGAAAGTCTGCACTCATTAACTCCATTCATAGAATTGCCAATTCTAGATTTCCAG TGAACGATAAGATGAAGCGGGCTAGAGTAGGACCTCTCCCTGGAGTTACACAAGACATTGCAGGATATAAG ATTGCAAGCCAGCCGAGCATTTACGTGCTTGATACACCAGGTGTTCTAGTGCCAAGCATTCCAGATATGGAAACAGGTCTAAAGCTTGCTCTGACAG GAGCTGTTAAAGATTCGGTGGTAGGAGAGGAGCGTATAGCCAAATATTTATTATCTCTTCTTAATATTAGAAAAACTCCTCTACATTGGGAGCGATTGCTACACAGAAGAGAAGAATTTGATGAAGATCCAGATGACAGTTGTGAAAAAGGGTCTAGAGGTTCACTGCGGAGGAGGCAGCGTTTTAACAATTCCGATGCCTTGTATGTTCAG GACTTGGTGATAGAGGTCCAGAGAACGCTGTGCAGTACAGCCATGGAATTCACAGGCAACCTCGATGAAGATAATGAGCTGGAAAGTCTAATTGACTCACAGCTTGTTGCCCTTCGAAAGGTGTTCAGAATACCCCACAAACCACTTGATGAATCACATGGTGCGGCCTCCAAGAAGTTATTGACTCTTTTCAGATCAGGGAAACTCGGCCCGTTCATCCTCGATGACCTTCCTGGCCAGCAGTGA